In Onychostoma macrolepis isolate SWU-2019 chromosome 04, ASM1243209v1, whole genome shotgun sequence, one DNA window encodes the following:
- the LOC131539385 gene encoding gastrula zinc finger protein XlCGF57.1-like isoform X1, translating to MSPLFTKTNMCVCVCVCINSFIHDTVIKMAFIKEESEDMKIDETFRVKHEDTEEQMAFIKEESEETFRVKHEDTEDRTDLMLLKKESQELNEMKDKVQYEKHHDFTTGENFSSSQTKKTTHKRAQKTGARSHFTCQHCGKSFSRKGSLEIHIRTHTGEKSYTCQQCGKSFSVKGNLEVHMRIHTGEKPYACEQCGKSFSKKGSLEIHIRTHTGEKSYTCQQCGKSFSVKGNLEVHKKIHTGEKPYACEQCGNSFTKKGNLEVHKKIHTGEKPYICQQCGKSFVKKVIFQRHMKIHTGDKPYTCKLCGNRFIQKGDLEIHMRIHTGEKPFTCTQCGRSFTRKQTLNAHIRIHTGEKPYTCQQCGKSFSLKGNLEEHKRIHTGEKPYTCPQCGKSFIKKTDFQRHIRIHTGEKPYTCQQCGKCFSQHGTLKVHMRIHTGEKPLSHTRIRLIEGFYVISAEGVSQTGNTI from the exons atgtccccacttttcacaaaaacgaacatgtgtgtgtgtgtgtgtgtgtgtattaattcattcattcatgacactgttataaagatggcgtttattaaagaggagagtgaagacatgAAGATTGATGAAAcattcagagtcaaacatgaagatactgaggaacaaatggcatttataaaagaggagagtgaagaaacattcagagtcaaacatgaagatactgaggacCGAACAG ACCTGATGCTGCTGAAAAAGGAGAGTCAAGAACTGAATGAAATGAAAGACAAAGTTCAGTATGAGAAACATCATGATTTCACAACCGGAGAGAATTTTAGTTCCTCACAGACTAAAAAGACTACACACAAAAGAGCTCAAAAAACAGGAGCTAGAAGTCACTTCACCTGCCAAcattgtggaaagagtttcagtagAAAAGGAAGCCTTGAAATCCATATAAGGactcacactggagaaaagtcTTACACTTGCCAacaatgtggaaaaagtttctCTGTAAAAGGAAACCTTGAAGTTCATATGAGGATTCACACGGGAGAAAAACCTTATGCTTGCGaacaatgtggaaagagtttcagtaaAAAAGGAAGCCTTGAAATCCATATAAGGactcacactggagaaaagtcTTACACTTGCCAacaatgtggaaaaagtttctCTGTAAAAGGAAACCTTGAAGTCCACAAgaaaattcacactggagaaaaaccttatgCCTGCGAACAATGTGGAAATAGTTTCACTAAAAAAGGAAACCTTGAAGTCCACAAgaaaattcacactggagagaagccttacatcTGCCAACAATGTGGGAAAAGTTttgttaaaaaagtaatcttTCAAAGGCACATGAAAATTCATACTGGAGATAAGCCTTACACCTGCAAACTGTGTGGAAatagattcattcaaaaaggaGACCTTGAAattcacatgagaattcacactggagagaagcctttcacatGCACTCAATGTGGAAGGAGTTTTACACGTAAACAAACTCTTAATGCCCACATAAGAATTCACAcaggagagaagccttacacctgccaacaatgtggaaaaagtttctCTTTAAAAGGAAACCTTGAAGAACACaagagaattcacactggagagaagccttacacctgcccacaatgtgggaagagtttcattaaaaaaacagactttCAAAGGCACATAAGAATTCACACAGGAGAGAAGCCTTatacctgccaacagtgtggaaagtgtTTCTCTCAGCATGGAACCCTCAAagtccacatgagaattcacactggagagaaacctttgaGCCACACAAGGATTCGCTTGATAGAAGGATTTTATGTTATCAGTGCGGAAGGAGTTTCACAGACAGGAAACACCATATGA
- the LOC131539385 gene encoding gastrula zinc finger protein XlCGF57.1-like isoform X2 — translation MAFIKEESEDMKIDETFRVKHEDTEEQMAFIKEESEETFRVKHEDTEDRTDLMLLKKESQELNEMKDKVQYEKHHDFTTGENFSSSQTKKTTHKRAQKTGARSHFTCQHCGKSFSRKGSLEIHIRTHTGEKSYTCQQCGKSFSVKGNLEVHMRIHTGEKPYACEQCGKSFSKKGSLEIHIRTHTGEKSYTCQQCGKSFSVKGNLEVHKKIHTGEKPYACEQCGNSFTKKGNLEVHKKIHTGEKPYICQQCGKSFVKKVIFQRHMKIHTGDKPYTCKLCGNRFIQKGDLEIHMRIHTGEKPFTCTQCGRSFTRKQTLNAHIRIHTGEKPYTCQQCGKSFSLKGNLEEHKRIHTGEKPYTCPQCGKSFIKKTDFQRHIRIHTGEKPYTCQQCGKCFSQHGTLKVHMRIHTGEKPLSHTRIRLIEGFYVISAEGVSQTGNTI, via the exons atggcgtttattaaagaggagagtgaagacatgAAGATTGATGAAAcattcagagtcaaacatgaagatactgaggaacaaatggcatttataaaagaggagagtgaagaaacattcagagtcaaacatgaagatactgaggacCGAACAG ACCTGATGCTGCTGAAAAAGGAGAGTCAAGAACTGAATGAAATGAAAGACAAAGTTCAGTATGAGAAACATCATGATTTCACAACCGGAGAGAATTTTAGTTCCTCACAGACTAAAAAGACTACACACAAAAGAGCTCAAAAAACAGGAGCTAGAAGTCACTTCACCTGCCAAcattgtggaaagagtttcagtagAAAAGGAAGCCTTGAAATCCATATAAGGactcacactggagaaaagtcTTACACTTGCCAacaatgtggaaaaagtttctCTGTAAAAGGAAACCTTGAAGTTCATATGAGGATTCACACGGGAGAAAAACCTTATGCTTGCGaacaatgtggaaagagtttcagtaaAAAAGGAAGCCTTGAAATCCATATAAGGactcacactggagaaaagtcTTACACTTGCCAacaatgtggaaaaagtttctCTGTAAAAGGAAACCTTGAAGTCCACAAgaaaattcacactggagaaaaaccttatgCCTGCGAACAATGTGGAAATAGTTTCACTAAAAAAGGAAACCTTGAAGTCCACAAgaaaattcacactggagagaagccttacatcTGCCAACAATGTGGGAAAAGTTttgttaaaaaagtaatcttTCAAAGGCACATGAAAATTCATACTGGAGATAAGCCTTACACCTGCAAACTGTGTGGAAatagattcattcaaaaaggaGACCTTGAAattcacatgagaattcacactggagagaagcctttcacatGCACTCAATGTGGAAGGAGTTTTACACGTAAACAAACTCTTAATGCCCACATAAGAATTCACAcaggagagaagccttacacctgccaacaatgtggaaaaagtttctCTTTAAAAGGAAACCTTGAAGAACACaagagaattcacactggagagaagccttacacctgcccacaatgtgggaagagtttcattaaaaaaacagactttCAAAGGCACATAAGAATTCACACAGGAGAGAAGCCTTatacctgccaacagtgtggaaagtgtTTCTCTCAGCATGGAACCCTCAAagtccacatgagaattcacactggagagaaacctttgaGCCACACAAGGATTCGCTTGATAGAAGGATTTTATGTTATCAGTGCGGAAGGAGTTTCACAGACAGGAAACACCATATGA